From Elaeis guineensis isolate ETL-2024a chromosome 16, EG11, whole genome shotgun sequence, a single genomic window includes:
- the LOC140854385 gene encoding uncharacterized protein, giving the protein MVTSSKPAFEGQSLEKFFASFAYKGGGGGHGDGIRKRNSSRGGGSVDKRIGQRRLLLSPNNNNNNTPPPPPPPPPPPPSSLLQSTTETTITKPPSILNGLSPVEFIASFSYKGKRRVDNRIGKAEDLVNPGTPPPPPPVVKYRKGRKTAAAATTTTVRRVSRFFPPPAENFIVVDGKKDITEKGKARSGGGTTRKRPRTTGNTGSTDANRQPQKRSKGRRKQRSIQLSAKEKFSDAYKRVSDHDIWDAPRSSHNLLQERHCFDPWRVLVICILLNKTNGNQVAFRFSPNKLQVAFLFLFLARLVMPVGINFNIIHKILLSQ; this is encoded by the coding sequence ATGGTCACCAGCAGCAAGCCTGCCTTCGAGGGCCAGTCGCTTGAAAAGTTCTTCGCATCCTTCGCCTATAAAGGAGGAGGCGGAGGACATGGCGATGGTATCAGGAAGAGGAACAGCAGCAGAGGAGGAGGAAGTGTTGATAAAAGAATAGGACAGAGACGGCTTCTCCTTAGCcctaacaacaacaacaacaatactcctccaccgccgccgccaccaccaccaccaccaccatcatcgTTACTCCAGAGCACTACCGAGACCACCATAACAAAACCGCCGAGCATCCTCAATGGCCTGTCACCTGTCGAGTTCATTGCATCTttttcctacaaaggaaaaagaagggTTGATAATAGAATAGGAAAGGCAGAGGACCTTGTTAACCCCGGCACTCCTCCTCCACCACCGCCTGTCGTCAAGTATAGAAAAGGGAGGAAGACAGCCGCCGCTGCAACCACCACCACCGTCAGACGGGTCAGCCGTTTCTTCCCTCCTCCTGCCGAGAACTTTATCGTCGTTGATGGCAAGAAGGATATCACTGAGAAGGGGAAAGCCCGTTCCGGTGGCGGGACCACCAGGAAGAGGCCAAGGACGACAGGCAACACAGGCAGCACTGATGCGAACCGGCAGCCGCAGAAACGCAGCAAGGGGAGGAGAAAGCAACGCAGCATCCAGCTATCTGCTAAGGAGAAGTTTTCGGACGCCTACAAGAGAGTCAGTGATCACGATATCTGGGATGCTCCACGGTCGTCCCACAACCTCCTGCAAGAAAGACACTGCTTTGATCCCTGGAGGGTCCTGGTTATATGCATCCTGCTCAATAAAACAAACGGCAATCAGGTAGCTTTCCGTTTCTCCCCCAATAAATTACAGGTagcttttcttttcctcttcttagCGAGACTGGTTATGCCTGTTGGAATTAATTTTAACATTATACACAAAATTTTGCTTTCACAATGA